From a single Sander vitreus isolate 19-12246 chromosome 2, sanVit1, whole genome shotgun sequence genomic region:
- the gab1 gene encoding GRB2-associated-binding protein 1 isoform X2 → MSGGDVVCSGWLRKSPPEKKLRRYAWKKRWFVLRSGRLTGDPDVLEYYKNDHAKKPIRVIDLNLCEQVDAGLTFNKKDLEHSFIFDIKTIDRVFYLVADTEEEMNKWVRCICDICGFNPTDDEAAKAAHQSAIGGLVVDTPPHPALGHIVGPPAMLSSVPPPYQPVRVRHLDSQSSSDEPQDYLWLVNCESKKPEPNRAHAECSKSTSSETDLNDNVPSHRTPTSATSSAKHTSHNGFFPQYPAPASASSIYDSPPSHGASLSTDGGLYHLPRSYSQDTVLLPKSASSPPAHPDSGDGSELYVFNTPSRKPSMESQMRNLSISYDIPPTPGANCTYQVPRTLSVSTGVGGSEGGGDVVPPPRPPKPSLSSTSGPPPPPAERSPTDTYCVPRSASETDGNYCVPTSAGNKALRSNTIGTGDCSRLRKDFGSQDCYDIPRSFPSEKSCSFDFNESFNCYFKNKGMMPVGSQSTEEVDQNYVPMSANSPSHHHSGSLSEPLHEPNYVPMTPSTMEFSSLGKQVPPPAHMGFRSSPKTPPRRPMLSECQPPPVDRNLKPDRKGQSPKIIRAKGVGLERTDSQTVGEFPRGRRKGRPAPLEIKPVPEWEEPCTPVRSPVTRSFAREEESFYCTVPITPVKREVEELDTVEENMKLGTPMTADGGSSPMVKPKGDKQVEYLDLDLDPGKSTPPRKIKSNGTGMAVSDERVDYVVVDQQRTQALKSTREAWNDGRQSTETDTLSKGPK, encoded by the exons GCATGGAAGAAGCGGTGGTTTGTTCTTCGCAGTGGGCGTCTGACAGGCGACCCAGACGTGTTGGAGTACTACAAGAATGACCATGCTAAGAAGCCCATCCGCGTGATTGATCTCAACTTGTGTGAGCAG GTGGACGCTGGGCTGACGTTCAACAAGAAGGACTTGGAGCACAGCTTCATATTCGACATCAAAACCATTGACCGTGTCTTCTACTTGGTGGCTGACACCGAAGAAGAGATGAATAAGTGGGTTCGCTGCATCTGCGACATCTGTGGTTTTAACCCCACTGATGACG AGGCAGCAAAAGCTGCTCACCAGTCAGCCATCGGGGGCCTGGTGGTGGACACCCCACCACACCCAGCACTGGGTCATATTGTCGGTCCACCAGCGATGCTGTCCAGTGTGCCCCCTCCATACCAGCCGGTCAGAGTGCGTCACCTGGACTCTCAGTCCAGTTCAGATGAGCCCCAGGATTACCTATGGCTGGTCAACTGTGAGAGCAAAAAGCCTGAACCCAACAG AGCCCATGCTGAGTGTTCCAAGTCTACCTCGTCAGAGACAGACCTGAATGACAACGTCCCCTCTCACCGCACGCCCACATCCGCCACCTCCTCAGCTAAACACACCTCACACAACGGCTTCTTCCCACAGTACCCGGCGCCTGCCTCCGCCTCTTCCATCTACGACTCGCCTCCATCACACGGTGCCTCGCTCTCAACTGACGGCGGCCTTTACCACCTCCCTCGAAGCTACTCCCAGGACACTGTGCTGCTCCCAAAGTCAGCCTCTTCCCCTCCGGCCCATCCAGACAGCGGGGATGGCTCTGAGCTCTATGTCTTCAACACACCGTCACGGAAGCCCTCAATGGAGTCACAGATGCGTAACCTTTCCATCAGTTATGATATCCCACCTACACCTGGCGCAAACTGTACCTACCAGGTACCCCGCACTTTGTCAGTGTCGACAGGGGTAGGAGGCTCAGAGGGTGGGGGAGATGTAGTACCCCCTCCCAGACCACCCAAGCCTTCGCTCAGTTCCACCTCAGGACCTCCACCCCCCCCTGCTGAGCGCTCACCTACGGACACCTATTGTGTGCCTCGCTCAGCATCAGAGACGGATGGAAACTACTGTGTGCCTACTAGTGCTGGGAATAAGGCTTTACGCAGCAACACTATTGGCACTGGGGACTGTTCACGCCTCCGCAAAG ATTTTGGATCCCAGGACTGCTACGACATTCCTAGATCATTCCCCTCTGAGAAAAGCTGCTCATTTGACTTCAATGAAAGCTTCAACTGCTACTTT AAAAACAAAGGAATGATGCCAGTGGGCAGCCAGTCCACAGAAGAGGTAGACCAGAACTATGTACCCATGAGTGCCAACTCCCCGTCACACCATCACTCAGGCAGTTTGTCGGAGCCGCTGCACGAACCGAATTATGTGCCCATGACCCCAAGCACCATGGAGTTCTCATCCCTGGGAAAGCAGGTCCCCCCACCCGCCCACATGGGCTTCCGTTCCAGTCCCAAGACCCCTCCTCGCAGGCCAATGCTCAGTGAATGCCAGCCCCCACCTGTGGACCGAAATCTTAAACCTGACCGCAAAG GTCAGAGTCCTAAAATAATAAGAGCAAAAGGTGTCGGTTTAGAGCGAACCGACTCTCAAACCGTAGGTGAATTCCCGAGGGGACGACGCAAGG GAAGACCCGCTCCGCTGGAGATCAAACCAGTGCCGGAATGGGAGGAGCCCTGTACGCCTGTACGCTCGCCTGTCACACGGTCATTCGCTCGGGA AGAGGAGTCCTTCTACTGCACAGTCCCCATCACCCCTGTTAAGAGGGAGGTGGAGGAACTTGACACCGTAGAGGAG AACATGAAGCTTGGTACCCCGATGACTGCTGATGGTGGAAGCAGCCCTATGGTGAAGCCAAAGGGAGACAAACAGGTGGAGTACCTGGATTTGGATCTTGACCCCGGCAAGTCTACCCCACCTAGGAAG ATAAAAAGCAATGGGACTGGAATGGCAGTGTCAGATGAGCGTGTTGACTATGTGGTTGTGGACCAGCAACGGACACAGGCCCTTAAGAGCACCCGGGAGGCCTGGAACGATGGCCGCCAatccacagagacagacaccCTTTCCAAAGGACCCAAGTGA
- the gab1 gene encoding GRB2-associated-binding protein 1 isoform X5, translating to MSGGDVVCSGWLRKSPPEKKLRRYAWKKRWFVLRSGRLTGDPDVLEYYKNDHAKKPIRVIDLNLCEQVDAGLTFNKKDLEHSFIFDIKTIDRVFYLVADTEEEMNKWVRCICDICGFNPTDDEAAKAAHQSAIGGLVVDTPPHPALGHIVGPPAMLSSVPPPYQPVRVRHLDSQSSSDEPQDYLWLVNCESKKPEPNSSVQLHSPLEGHQEYLLLEECESKTLPPQASLAHAECSKSTSSETDLNDNVPSHRTPTSATSSAKHTSHNGFFPQYPAPASASSIYDSPPSHGASLSTDGGLYHLPRSYSQDTVLLPKSASSPPAHPDSGDGSELYVFNTPSRKPSMESQMRNLSISYDIPPTPGANCTYQVPRTLSVSTGVGGSEGGGDVVPPPRPPKPSLSSTSGPPPPPAERSPTDTYCVPRSASETDGNYCVPTSAGNKALRSNTIGTGDCSRLRKDFGSQDCYDIPRSFPSEKSCSFDFNESFNCYFKNKGMMPVGSQSTEEVDQNYVPMSANSPSHHHSGSLSEPLHEPNYVPMTPSTMEFSSLGKQVPPPAHMGFRSSPKTPPRRPMLSECQPPPVDRNLKPDRKGQSPKIIRAKGVGLERTDSQTVGEFPRGRRKGRPAPLEIKPVPEWEEPCTPVRSPVTRSFARDLSRFPMPTRPPSVHSTASSTDSEDCDENYVPMVSNMSTDEPNMKLGTPMTADGGSSPMVKPKGDKQVEYLDLDLDPGKSTPPRKIKSNGTGMAVSDERVDYVVVDQQRTQALKSTREAWNDGRQSTETDTLSKGPK from the exons GCATGGAAGAAGCGGTGGTTTGTTCTTCGCAGTGGGCGTCTGACAGGCGACCCAGACGTGTTGGAGTACTACAAGAATGACCATGCTAAGAAGCCCATCCGCGTGATTGATCTCAACTTGTGTGAGCAG GTGGACGCTGGGCTGACGTTCAACAAGAAGGACTTGGAGCACAGCTTCATATTCGACATCAAAACCATTGACCGTGTCTTCTACTTGGTGGCTGACACCGAAGAAGAGATGAATAAGTGGGTTCGCTGCATCTGCGACATCTGTGGTTTTAACCCCACTGATGACG AGGCAGCAAAAGCTGCTCACCAGTCAGCCATCGGGGGCCTGGTGGTGGACACCCCACCACACCCAGCACTGGGTCATATTGTCGGTCCACCAGCGATGCTGTCCAGTGTGCCCCCTCCATACCAGCCGGTCAGAGTGCGTCACCTGGACTCTCAGTCCAGTTCAGATGAGCCCCAGGATTACCTATGGCTGGTCAACTGTGAGAGCAAAAAGCCTGAACCCAACAG CTCAGTGCAGCTTCACTCTCCACTGGAGGGACACCAGGAGTATTTGCTTCTGGAGGAGTGTGAGAGCAAGACTCTTCCTCCCCAGGCTAGTCT AGCCCATGCTGAGTGTTCCAAGTCTACCTCGTCAGAGACAGACCTGAATGACAACGTCCCCTCTCACCGCACGCCCACATCCGCCACCTCCTCAGCTAAACACACCTCACACAACGGCTTCTTCCCACAGTACCCGGCGCCTGCCTCCGCCTCTTCCATCTACGACTCGCCTCCATCACACGGTGCCTCGCTCTCAACTGACGGCGGCCTTTACCACCTCCCTCGAAGCTACTCCCAGGACACTGTGCTGCTCCCAAAGTCAGCCTCTTCCCCTCCGGCCCATCCAGACAGCGGGGATGGCTCTGAGCTCTATGTCTTCAACACACCGTCACGGAAGCCCTCAATGGAGTCACAGATGCGTAACCTTTCCATCAGTTATGATATCCCACCTACACCTGGCGCAAACTGTACCTACCAGGTACCCCGCACTTTGTCAGTGTCGACAGGGGTAGGAGGCTCAGAGGGTGGGGGAGATGTAGTACCCCCTCCCAGACCACCCAAGCCTTCGCTCAGTTCCACCTCAGGACCTCCACCCCCCCCTGCTGAGCGCTCACCTACGGACACCTATTGTGTGCCTCGCTCAGCATCAGAGACGGATGGAAACTACTGTGTGCCTACTAGTGCTGGGAATAAGGCTTTACGCAGCAACACTATTGGCACTGGGGACTGTTCACGCCTCCGCAAAG ATTTTGGATCCCAGGACTGCTACGACATTCCTAGATCATTCCCCTCTGAGAAAAGCTGCTCATTTGACTTCAATGAAAGCTTCAACTGCTACTTT AAAAACAAAGGAATGATGCCAGTGGGCAGCCAGTCCACAGAAGAGGTAGACCAGAACTATGTACCCATGAGTGCCAACTCCCCGTCACACCATCACTCAGGCAGTTTGTCGGAGCCGCTGCACGAACCGAATTATGTGCCCATGACCCCAAGCACCATGGAGTTCTCATCCCTGGGAAAGCAGGTCCCCCCACCCGCCCACATGGGCTTCCGTTCCAGTCCCAAGACCCCTCCTCGCAGGCCAATGCTCAGTGAATGCCAGCCCCCACCTGTGGACCGAAATCTTAAACCTGACCGCAAAG GTCAGAGTCCTAAAATAATAAGAGCAAAAGGTGTCGGTTTAGAGCGAACCGACTCTCAAACCGTAGGTGAATTCCCGAGGGGACGACGCAAGG GAAGACCCGCTCCGCTGGAGATCAAACCAGTGCCGGAATGGGAGGAGCCCTGTACGCCTGTACGCTCGCCTGTCACACGGTCATTCGCTCGGGA TCTCTCTAGGTTTCCAATGCCAACGAGACCCCCGTCAGTGCATAGTACGGCCTCCAGCACTGACTCTGAGGACTGTGATGAGAATTATGTACCCATGGTCTCTAATATGTCCACAGATGAACCA AACATGAAGCTTGGTACCCCGATGACTGCTGATGGTGGAAGCAGCCCTATGGTGAAGCCAAAGGGAGACAAACAGGTGGAGTACCTGGATTTGGATCTTGACCCCGGCAAGTCTACCCCACCTAGGAAG ATAAAAAGCAATGGGACTGGAATGGCAGTGTCAGATGAGCGTGTTGACTATGTGGTTGTGGACCAGCAACGGACACAGGCCCTTAAGAGCACCCGGGAGGCCTGGAACGATGGCCGCCAatccacagagacagacaccCTTTCCAAAGGACCCAAGTGA
- the gab1 gene encoding GRB2-associated-binding protein 1 isoform X3, producing MSGGDVVCSGWLRKSPPEKKLRRYAWKKRWFVLRSGRLTGDPDVLEYYKNDHAKKPIRVIDLNLCEQVDAGLTFNKKDLEHSFIFDIKTIDRVFYLVADTEEEMNKWVRCICDICGFNPTDDEAAKAAHQSAIGGLVVDTPPHPALGHIVGPPAMLSSVPPPYQPVRVRHLDSQSSSDEPQDYLWLVNCESKKPEPNRAHAECSKSTSSETDLNDNVPSHRTPTSATSSAKHTSHNGFFPQYPAPASASSIYDSPPSHGASLSTDGGLYHLPRSYSQDTVLLPKSASSPPAHPDSGDGSELYVFNTPSRKPSMESQMRNLSISYDIPPTPGANCTYQVPRTLSVSTGVGGSEGGGDVVPPPRPPKPSLSSTSGPPPPPAERSPTDTYCVPRSASETDGNYCVPTSAGNKALRSNTIGTGDCSRLRKDFGSQDCYDIPRSFPSEKSCSFDFNESFNCYFKNKGMMPVGSQSTEEVDQNYVPMSANSPSHHHSGSLSEPLHEPNYVPMTPSTMEFSSLGKQVPPPAHMGFRSSPKTPPRRPMLSECQPPPVDRNLKPDRKGRPAPLEIKPVPEWEEPCTPVRSPVTRSFARDLSRFPMPTRPPSVHSTASSTDSEDCDENYVPMVSNMSTDEPNMKLGTPMTADGGSSPMVKPKGDKQVEYLDLDLDPGKSTPPRKIKSNGTGMAVSDERVDYVVVDQQRTQALKSTREAWNDGRQSTETDTLSKGPK from the exons GCATGGAAGAAGCGGTGGTTTGTTCTTCGCAGTGGGCGTCTGACAGGCGACCCAGACGTGTTGGAGTACTACAAGAATGACCATGCTAAGAAGCCCATCCGCGTGATTGATCTCAACTTGTGTGAGCAG GTGGACGCTGGGCTGACGTTCAACAAGAAGGACTTGGAGCACAGCTTCATATTCGACATCAAAACCATTGACCGTGTCTTCTACTTGGTGGCTGACACCGAAGAAGAGATGAATAAGTGGGTTCGCTGCATCTGCGACATCTGTGGTTTTAACCCCACTGATGACG AGGCAGCAAAAGCTGCTCACCAGTCAGCCATCGGGGGCCTGGTGGTGGACACCCCACCACACCCAGCACTGGGTCATATTGTCGGTCCACCAGCGATGCTGTCCAGTGTGCCCCCTCCATACCAGCCGGTCAGAGTGCGTCACCTGGACTCTCAGTCCAGTTCAGATGAGCCCCAGGATTACCTATGGCTGGTCAACTGTGAGAGCAAAAAGCCTGAACCCAACAG AGCCCATGCTGAGTGTTCCAAGTCTACCTCGTCAGAGACAGACCTGAATGACAACGTCCCCTCTCACCGCACGCCCACATCCGCCACCTCCTCAGCTAAACACACCTCACACAACGGCTTCTTCCCACAGTACCCGGCGCCTGCCTCCGCCTCTTCCATCTACGACTCGCCTCCATCACACGGTGCCTCGCTCTCAACTGACGGCGGCCTTTACCACCTCCCTCGAAGCTACTCCCAGGACACTGTGCTGCTCCCAAAGTCAGCCTCTTCCCCTCCGGCCCATCCAGACAGCGGGGATGGCTCTGAGCTCTATGTCTTCAACACACCGTCACGGAAGCCCTCAATGGAGTCACAGATGCGTAACCTTTCCATCAGTTATGATATCCCACCTACACCTGGCGCAAACTGTACCTACCAGGTACCCCGCACTTTGTCAGTGTCGACAGGGGTAGGAGGCTCAGAGGGTGGGGGAGATGTAGTACCCCCTCCCAGACCACCCAAGCCTTCGCTCAGTTCCACCTCAGGACCTCCACCCCCCCCTGCTGAGCGCTCACCTACGGACACCTATTGTGTGCCTCGCTCAGCATCAGAGACGGATGGAAACTACTGTGTGCCTACTAGTGCTGGGAATAAGGCTTTACGCAGCAACACTATTGGCACTGGGGACTGTTCACGCCTCCGCAAAG ATTTTGGATCCCAGGACTGCTACGACATTCCTAGATCATTCCCCTCTGAGAAAAGCTGCTCATTTGACTTCAATGAAAGCTTCAACTGCTACTTT AAAAACAAAGGAATGATGCCAGTGGGCAGCCAGTCCACAGAAGAGGTAGACCAGAACTATGTACCCATGAGTGCCAACTCCCCGTCACACCATCACTCAGGCAGTTTGTCGGAGCCGCTGCACGAACCGAATTATGTGCCCATGACCCCAAGCACCATGGAGTTCTCATCCCTGGGAAAGCAGGTCCCCCCACCCGCCCACATGGGCTTCCGTTCCAGTCCCAAGACCCCTCCTCGCAGGCCAATGCTCAGTGAATGCCAGCCCCCACCTGTGGACCGAAATCTTAAACCTGACCGCAAAG GAAGACCCGCTCCGCTGGAGATCAAACCAGTGCCGGAATGGGAGGAGCCCTGTACGCCTGTACGCTCGCCTGTCACACGGTCATTCGCTCGGGA TCTCTCTAGGTTTCCAATGCCAACGAGACCCCCGTCAGTGCATAGTACGGCCTCCAGCACTGACTCTGAGGACTGTGATGAGAATTATGTACCCATGGTCTCTAATATGTCCACAGATGAACCA AACATGAAGCTTGGTACCCCGATGACTGCTGATGGTGGAAGCAGCCCTATGGTGAAGCCAAAGGGAGACAAACAGGTGGAGTACCTGGATTTGGATCTTGACCCCGGCAAGTCTACCCCACCTAGGAAG ATAAAAAGCAATGGGACTGGAATGGCAGTGTCAGATGAGCGTGTTGACTATGTGGTTGTGGACCAGCAACGGACACAGGCCCTTAAGAGCACCCGGGAGGCCTGGAACGATGGCCGCCAatccacagagacagacaccCTTTCCAAAGGACCCAAGTGA
- the gab1 gene encoding GRB2-associated-binding protein 1 isoform X4, with protein sequence MSGGDVVCSGWLRKSPPEKKLRRYAWKKRWFVLRSGRLTGDPDVLEYYKNDHAKKPIRVIDLNLCEQVDAGLTFNKKDLEHSFIFDIKTIDRVFYLVADTEEEMNKWVRCICDICGFNPTDDEAAKAAHQSAIGGLVVDTPPHPALGHIVGPPAMLSSVPPPYQPVRVRHLDSQSSSDEPQDYLWLVNCESKKPEPNRAHAECSKSTSSETDLNDNVPSHRTPTSATSSAKHTSHNGFFPQYPAPASASSIYDSPPSHGASLSTDGGLYHLPRSYSQDTVLLPKSASSPPAHPDSGDGSELYVFNTPSRKPSMESQMRNLSISYDIPPTPGANCTYQVPRTLSVSTGVGGSEGGGDVVPPPRPPKPSLSSTSGPPPPPAERSPTDTYCVPRSASETDGNYCVPTSAGNKALRSNTIGTGDCSRLRKDFGSQDCYDIPRSFPSEKSCSFDFNESFNCYFKNKGMMPVGSQSTEEVDQNYVPMSANSPSHHHSGSLSEPLHEPNYVPMTPSTMEFSSLGKQVPPPAHMGFRSSPKTPPRRPMLSECQPPPVDRNLKPDRKGQSPKIIRAKGVGLERTDSQTVGEFPRGRRKGRPAPLEIKPVPEWEEPCTPVRSPVTRSFARET encoded by the exons GCATGGAAGAAGCGGTGGTTTGTTCTTCGCAGTGGGCGTCTGACAGGCGACCCAGACGTGTTGGAGTACTACAAGAATGACCATGCTAAGAAGCCCATCCGCGTGATTGATCTCAACTTGTGTGAGCAG GTGGACGCTGGGCTGACGTTCAACAAGAAGGACTTGGAGCACAGCTTCATATTCGACATCAAAACCATTGACCGTGTCTTCTACTTGGTGGCTGACACCGAAGAAGAGATGAATAAGTGGGTTCGCTGCATCTGCGACATCTGTGGTTTTAACCCCACTGATGACG AGGCAGCAAAAGCTGCTCACCAGTCAGCCATCGGGGGCCTGGTGGTGGACACCCCACCACACCCAGCACTGGGTCATATTGTCGGTCCACCAGCGATGCTGTCCAGTGTGCCCCCTCCATACCAGCCGGTCAGAGTGCGTCACCTGGACTCTCAGTCCAGTTCAGATGAGCCCCAGGATTACCTATGGCTGGTCAACTGTGAGAGCAAAAAGCCTGAACCCAACAG AGCCCATGCTGAGTGTTCCAAGTCTACCTCGTCAGAGACAGACCTGAATGACAACGTCCCCTCTCACCGCACGCCCACATCCGCCACCTCCTCAGCTAAACACACCTCACACAACGGCTTCTTCCCACAGTACCCGGCGCCTGCCTCCGCCTCTTCCATCTACGACTCGCCTCCATCACACGGTGCCTCGCTCTCAACTGACGGCGGCCTTTACCACCTCCCTCGAAGCTACTCCCAGGACACTGTGCTGCTCCCAAAGTCAGCCTCTTCCCCTCCGGCCCATCCAGACAGCGGGGATGGCTCTGAGCTCTATGTCTTCAACACACCGTCACGGAAGCCCTCAATGGAGTCACAGATGCGTAACCTTTCCATCAGTTATGATATCCCACCTACACCTGGCGCAAACTGTACCTACCAGGTACCCCGCACTTTGTCAGTGTCGACAGGGGTAGGAGGCTCAGAGGGTGGGGGAGATGTAGTACCCCCTCCCAGACCACCCAAGCCTTCGCTCAGTTCCACCTCAGGACCTCCACCCCCCCCTGCTGAGCGCTCACCTACGGACACCTATTGTGTGCCTCGCTCAGCATCAGAGACGGATGGAAACTACTGTGTGCCTACTAGTGCTGGGAATAAGGCTTTACGCAGCAACACTATTGGCACTGGGGACTGTTCACGCCTCCGCAAAG ATTTTGGATCCCAGGACTGCTACGACATTCCTAGATCATTCCCCTCTGAGAAAAGCTGCTCATTTGACTTCAATGAAAGCTTCAACTGCTACTTT AAAAACAAAGGAATGATGCCAGTGGGCAGCCAGTCCACAGAAGAGGTAGACCAGAACTATGTACCCATGAGTGCCAACTCCCCGTCACACCATCACTCAGGCAGTTTGTCGGAGCCGCTGCACGAACCGAATTATGTGCCCATGACCCCAAGCACCATGGAGTTCTCATCCCTGGGAAAGCAGGTCCCCCCACCCGCCCACATGGGCTTCCGTTCCAGTCCCAAGACCCCTCCTCGCAGGCCAATGCTCAGTGAATGCCAGCCCCCACCTGTGGACCGAAATCTTAAACCTGACCGCAAAG GTCAGAGTCCTAAAATAATAAGAGCAAAAGGTGTCGGTTTAGAGCGAACCGACTCTCAAACCGTAGGTGAATTCCCGAGGGGACGACGCAAGG GAAGACCCGCTCCGCTGGAGATCAAACCAGTGCCGGAATGGGAGGAGCCCTGTACGCCTGTACGCTCGCCTGTCACACGGTCATTCGCTCGGGA AACATGA
- the gab1 gene encoding GRB2-associated-binding protein 1 isoform X1, which produces MSGGDVVCSGWLRKSPPEKKLRRYAWKKRWFVLRSGRLTGDPDVLEYYKNDHAKKPIRVIDLNLCEQVDAGLTFNKKDLEHSFIFDIKTIDRVFYLVADTEEEMNKWVRCICDICGFNPTDDEAAKAAHQSAIGGLVVDTPPHPALGHIVGPPAMLSSVPPPYQPVRVRHLDSQSSSDEPQDYLWLVNCESKKPEPNRAHAECSKSTSSETDLNDNVPSHRTPTSATSSAKHTSHNGFFPQYPAPASASSIYDSPPSHGASLSTDGGLYHLPRSYSQDTVLLPKSASSPPAHPDSGDGSELYVFNTPSRKPSMESQMRNLSISYDIPPTPGANCTYQVPRTLSVSTGVGGSEGGGDVVPPPRPPKPSLSSTSGPPPPPAERSPTDTYCVPRSASETDGNYCVPTSAGNKALRSNTIGTGDCSRLRKDFGSQDCYDIPRSFPSEKSCSFDFNESFNCYFKNKGMMPVGSQSTEEVDQNYVPMSANSPSHHHSGSLSEPLHEPNYVPMTPSTMEFSSLGKQVPPPAHMGFRSSPKTPPRRPMLSECQPPPVDRNLKPDRKGQSPKIIRAKGVGLERTDSQTVGEFPRGRRKGRPAPLEIKPVPEWEEPCTPVRSPVTRSFARDLSRFPMPTRPPSVHSTASSTDSEDCDENYVPMVSNMSTDEPNMKLGTPMTADGGSSPMVKPKGDKQVEYLDLDLDPGKSTPPRKIKSNGTGMAVSDERVDYVVVDQQRTQALKSTREAWNDGRQSTETDTLSKGPK; this is translated from the exons GCATGGAAGAAGCGGTGGTTTGTTCTTCGCAGTGGGCGTCTGACAGGCGACCCAGACGTGTTGGAGTACTACAAGAATGACCATGCTAAGAAGCCCATCCGCGTGATTGATCTCAACTTGTGTGAGCAG GTGGACGCTGGGCTGACGTTCAACAAGAAGGACTTGGAGCACAGCTTCATATTCGACATCAAAACCATTGACCGTGTCTTCTACTTGGTGGCTGACACCGAAGAAGAGATGAATAAGTGGGTTCGCTGCATCTGCGACATCTGTGGTTTTAACCCCACTGATGACG AGGCAGCAAAAGCTGCTCACCAGTCAGCCATCGGGGGCCTGGTGGTGGACACCCCACCACACCCAGCACTGGGTCATATTGTCGGTCCACCAGCGATGCTGTCCAGTGTGCCCCCTCCATACCAGCCGGTCAGAGTGCGTCACCTGGACTCTCAGTCCAGTTCAGATGAGCCCCAGGATTACCTATGGCTGGTCAACTGTGAGAGCAAAAAGCCTGAACCCAACAG AGCCCATGCTGAGTGTTCCAAGTCTACCTCGTCAGAGACAGACCTGAATGACAACGTCCCCTCTCACCGCACGCCCACATCCGCCACCTCCTCAGCTAAACACACCTCACACAACGGCTTCTTCCCACAGTACCCGGCGCCTGCCTCCGCCTCTTCCATCTACGACTCGCCTCCATCACACGGTGCCTCGCTCTCAACTGACGGCGGCCTTTACCACCTCCCTCGAAGCTACTCCCAGGACACTGTGCTGCTCCCAAAGTCAGCCTCTTCCCCTCCGGCCCATCCAGACAGCGGGGATGGCTCTGAGCTCTATGTCTTCAACACACCGTCACGGAAGCCCTCAATGGAGTCACAGATGCGTAACCTTTCCATCAGTTATGATATCCCACCTACACCTGGCGCAAACTGTACCTACCAGGTACCCCGCACTTTGTCAGTGTCGACAGGGGTAGGAGGCTCAGAGGGTGGGGGAGATGTAGTACCCCCTCCCAGACCACCCAAGCCTTCGCTCAGTTCCACCTCAGGACCTCCACCCCCCCCTGCTGAGCGCTCACCTACGGACACCTATTGTGTGCCTCGCTCAGCATCAGAGACGGATGGAAACTACTGTGTGCCTACTAGTGCTGGGAATAAGGCTTTACGCAGCAACACTATTGGCACTGGGGACTGTTCACGCCTCCGCAAAG ATTTTGGATCCCAGGACTGCTACGACATTCCTAGATCATTCCCCTCTGAGAAAAGCTGCTCATTTGACTTCAATGAAAGCTTCAACTGCTACTTT AAAAACAAAGGAATGATGCCAGTGGGCAGCCAGTCCACAGAAGAGGTAGACCAGAACTATGTACCCATGAGTGCCAACTCCCCGTCACACCATCACTCAGGCAGTTTGTCGGAGCCGCTGCACGAACCGAATTATGTGCCCATGACCCCAAGCACCATGGAGTTCTCATCCCTGGGAAAGCAGGTCCCCCCACCCGCCCACATGGGCTTCCGTTCCAGTCCCAAGACCCCTCCTCGCAGGCCAATGCTCAGTGAATGCCAGCCCCCACCTGTGGACCGAAATCTTAAACCTGACCGCAAAG GTCAGAGTCCTAAAATAATAAGAGCAAAAGGTGTCGGTTTAGAGCGAACCGACTCTCAAACCGTAGGTGAATTCCCGAGGGGACGACGCAAGG GAAGACCCGCTCCGCTGGAGATCAAACCAGTGCCGGAATGGGAGGAGCCCTGTACGCCTGTACGCTCGCCTGTCACACGGTCATTCGCTCGGGA TCTCTCTAGGTTTCCAATGCCAACGAGACCCCCGTCAGTGCATAGTACGGCCTCCAGCACTGACTCTGAGGACTGTGATGAGAATTATGTACCCATGGTCTCTAATATGTCCACAGATGAACCA AACATGAAGCTTGGTACCCCGATGACTGCTGATGGTGGAAGCAGCCCTATGGTGAAGCCAAAGGGAGACAAACAGGTGGAGTACCTGGATTTGGATCTTGACCCCGGCAAGTCTACCCCACCTAGGAAG ATAAAAAGCAATGGGACTGGAATGGCAGTGTCAGATGAGCGTGTTGACTATGTGGTTGTGGACCAGCAACGGACACAGGCCCTTAAGAGCACCCGGGAGGCCTGGAACGATGGCCGCCAatccacagagacagacaccCTTTCCAAAGGACCCAAGTGA